One stretch of Niallia sp. XMNu-256 DNA includes these proteins:
- the hisS gene encoding histidine--tRNA ligase, protein MSIQIPRGTQDILPGEVEKWQYIEQKARELCEKFQYHEIRTPIFEHTELFTRSVGETTDVVQKEMYTFEDRGGRSITLRPEGTASTVRSFVQHKLYGDPNQPVKLYYMGPMFRYERPQAGRFRQFVQFGVEALGSKDPAIDAEVIALAMSIYSSLGLKKLKLVINSLGDKESRLAHRSALIQHFQPRIGEFCHDCQSRLEKNPMRILDCKQDREHELMKTAPSIIEYLNEESKLYFEKVQQYLTDLEISFEVDPNLVRGLDYYNHTAFEIMSDAEGFGAITTLCGGGRYNGLTQEIGGPETPGIGFAFSIERFLAALKAEKVDLPINRNIDCYVVSLGEKAQDYTVKLLHQLRLAGFSAERDYLNRKIKAQMKAADRLNAKYVAILGEDELEANKINVKQMETGDQWEIELENFVAKFKELHQ, encoded by the coding sequence ATGTCTATTCAAATTCCACGGGGAACACAGGATATTTTGCCGGGTGAAGTTGAGAAATGGCAATACATTGAACAAAAAGCGCGAGAGCTTTGTGAAAAGTTTCAGTACCATGAAATTCGCACTCCGATTTTTGAACACACTGAACTCTTTACACGGAGTGTCGGTGAAACAACCGATGTCGTGCAAAAAGAAATGTACACCTTTGAAGACCGAGGCGGAAGAAGTATAACATTGCGTCCAGAGGGAACAGCATCGACAGTACGCTCTTTTGTCCAACATAAATTGTATGGGGATCCGAATCAACCGGTAAAGCTTTACTATATGGGACCCATGTTTCGCTATGAACGTCCACAAGCAGGACGTTTTCGACAATTTGTTCAGTTTGGCGTAGAGGCACTAGGAAGTAAAGACCCAGCGATTGATGCTGAAGTAATTGCTCTGGCGATGTCGATTTATTCTAGTTTAGGTTTGAAAAAATTAAAGCTTGTGATCAACAGCCTCGGTGATAAAGAGAGTCGTTTGGCGCATCGCAGCGCTTTGATTCAACATTTCCAGCCAAGGATTGGCGAATTCTGCCATGATTGTCAAAGTCGATTAGAAAAAAATCCAATGCGGATTCTTGATTGTAAACAAGACCGAGAGCATGAATTGATGAAAACAGCTCCATCGATTATTGAATATTTAAATGAAGAGTCAAAACTTTACTTTGAAAAAGTCCAACAATATTTAACTGATTTGGAGATTTCCTTTGAAGTAGACCCAAATCTTGTTCGTGGACTTGATTATTATAACCATACAGCCTTTGAAATCATGAGTGATGCGGAAGGCTTTGGGGCGATCACAACTCTTTGTGGGGGCGGCCGTTATAACGGACTAACACAGGAGATTGGAGGTCCAGAAACACCGGGAATAGGGTTTGCGTTTAGTATTGAACGGTTCCTTGCTGCCTTAAAGGCTGAAAAGGTTGATTTGCCCATCAATCGAAATATAGATTGTTATGTTGTTTCTTTAGGTGAAAAAGCACAAGATTATACTGTCAAGCTCCTGCATCAACTACGCTTAGCAGGATTTTCAGCTGAAAGGGATTATTTAAATCGAAAAATTAAAGCGCAAATGAAAGCGGCTGATCGGCTGAATGCTAAATATGTAGCAATTCTAGGCGAAGATGAATTAGAGGCAAATAAAATTAATGTCAAACAGATGGAAACTGGTGACCAGTGGGAAATCGAATTAGAAAATTTTGTAGCTAAATTTAAAGAATTACATCAATAG